In a genomic window of Rhodovulum sp. P5:
- a CDS encoding tripartite tricarboxylate transporter substrate binding protein — MLTRKLAAWTAALMLAAAPALADWAPDGPITLWVGFGAGGETDTLGRLLAQEMSQTSGWDIVVENKPGGGGMAMFTQLAVAEPDGQTLGMGVTMPVLVNLTLRPDEVPFDLDSFDYIGTVALAQVGLIARADAPYDTLAELVEWSNQNGGATVGFDAKPQALLIRFVNAQSGSEMRLVPMQSSAEELQNVLGGHVDAAFNAGAHIPSLEQGDVKMLASANAQRHSYAPDVATAQEQGYDIFVDPWFYVAAPKGLPEDALAALAGAMRDALASDALKQAIGATMHTEPSDKGPDATRAMLGDGLKNVGTLFAQ; from the coding sequence ATGCTGACCCGAAAACTCGCCGCGTGGACTGCGGCGCTGATGCTCGCAGCCGCCCCGGCGCTGGCCGACTGGGCCCCGGACGGGCCGATCACGCTCTGGGTCGGTTTCGGCGCGGGCGGCGAGACCGACACGCTCGGCCGGTTGCTGGCGCAGGAAATGTCCCAGACTTCGGGCTGGGATATCGTGGTCGAGAACAAGCCCGGCGGCGGTGGCATGGCGATGTTCACCCAGCTTGCCGTGGCCGAACCGGACGGCCAGACGCTGGGCATGGGTGTGACGATGCCGGTTCTGGTGAACCTCACCTTGCGCCCGGACGAGGTGCCCTTCGACCTCGACAGTTTCGACTATATCGGCACGGTCGCGCTGGCGCAGGTGGGGCTGATCGCCCGGGCCGACGCACCCTATGACACGCTGGCCGAACTGGTCGAGTGGTCCAACCAGAATGGCGGCGCCACGGTCGGCTTCGACGCCAAGCCGCAGGCCCTGCTGATCCGTTTCGTGAATGCGCAGTCCGGGTCCGAGATGCGGCTGGTGCCGATGCAAAGCTCGGCCGAGGAATTGCAGAACGTGCTGGGCGGCCATGTCGACGCGGCGTTCAACGCGGGCGCCCACATCCCCTCGCTGGAACAGGGCGATGTCAAGATGCTGGCCTCGGCCAATGCCCAGCGGCACAGCTATGCCCCCGATGTCGCCACCGCGCAGGAACAGGGCTATGACATCTTCGTCGACCCGTGGTTCTACGTCGCCGCGCCGAAGGGATTGCCCGAGGACGCGCTGGCGGCGCTTGCCGGCGCGATGCGGGACGCCCTGGCCTCGGACGCGCTGAAACAGGCCATCGGCGCGACCATGCATACCGAGCCGTCCGACAAGGGGCCCGACGCCACCCGCGCCATGCTCGGGGACGGTCTGAAGAATGTCGGCACGCTCTTCGCGCAGTAA
- a CDS encoding MBL fold metallo-hydrolase, with amino-acid sequence MTDSLTLLGVKGGPAIRPGSNMPTSILLRLGGRTILVDAGLGATRAVCDQGVKLTEIDMILITHLHSDHYLELGPLLHTAWTAGLNRPVPVYGPAGLGAYWRAFLDSMAFDIELRIEDEGRPDLAGLIALRPLAEGELEGPWDGLAVTALLNDHPPIKESYALKFQAGGKCVVLSGDTAFLPAMIPFAQGADILVHEAMLLEGVDALVAAVPNGGERLRHHIIRSHTTAEDAGRVAAEAGVGHLVLNHFVPDGLPGFGEERWQAAARTTWDGPLTIGRDGLTLCL; translated from the coding sequence ATGACCGACAGCCTGACGCTTCTGGGCGTGAAGGGCGGTCCGGCGATCCGGCCGGGCTCCAACATGCCGACATCGATCCTGCTTCGCCTTGGGGGGCGGACAATCCTTGTGGATGCGGGGCTGGGCGCAACCCGCGCGGTCTGCGATCAGGGTGTCAAGCTGACCGAGATCGACATGATCCTGATCACCCATCTGCATTCGGACCATTACCTGGAACTTGGTCCGCTCCTGCACACCGCGTGGACGGCGGGGCTCAACCGTCCGGTCCCGGTCTACGGGCCCGCGGGCCTTGGGGCCTATTGGCGCGCGTTCCTCGACTCGATGGCCTTCGATATCGAATTGCGGATCGAGGATGAGGGCCGGCCCGACCTCGCGGGCCTGATCGCGCTTCGACCGCTGGCGGAGGGGGAGCTGGAGGGTCCTTGGGACGGGCTTGCCGTGACCGCGCTCTTGAACGACCACCCGCCGATCAAAGAGAGCTATGCGTTGAAGTTTCAGGCCGGGGGCAAGTGCGTTGTGCTGTCGGGCGACACCGCGTTCCTGCCCGCGATGATTCCGTTTGCCCAAGGGGCCGATATCCTCGTCCACGAAGCGATGCTGCTGGAGGGGGTGGATGCACTCGTCGCAGCCGTGCCGAACGGGGGGGAGCGTCTGCGCCATCACATCATCCGCAGCCACACCACCGCCGAAGACGCCGGCCGCGTCGCTGCCGAGGCCGGGGTCGGGCACCTTGTGCTGAACCATTTCGTGCCGGATGGGCTGCCGGGCTTTGGCGAAGAACGCTGGCAGGCCGCCGCGCGCACGACATGGGACGGGCCGCTGACGATCGGGCGCGACGGTCTGACGCTCTGCCTTTGA
- a CDS encoding tripartite tricarboxylate transporter TctB family protein, which yields MSARSSRSNPGESRTSDRLIGAVVVVFALLLWRVVIPDQVDTADYGWMRPRTLPLILAAALAIGGALLVAFPTARPVTASAGPALRLGGVLVLAAAGAWAIGTFGFVASAWGVALGLSLLLGERRWAWLVGVSVAVPAAIWLTVSVLLHRPLP from the coding sequence ATGTCGGCACGCTCTTCGCGCAGTAATCCCGGCGAAAGCCGGACCAGCGACCGCCTGATTGGGGCGGTCGTCGTGGTTTTCGCGCTGCTGCTGTGGCGCGTGGTGATCCCCGATCAGGTGGATACCGCCGACTATGGCTGGATGCGGCCCCGGACCCTGCCATTGATCCTTGCCGCCGCGCTGGCGATAGGCGGGGCGCTGCTGGTGGCGTTTCCGACCGCGCGACCTGTCACCGCCAGTGCGGGACCGGCGCTGCGGCTGGGCGGCGTTCTGGTGCTGGCGGCAGCCGGTGCCTGGGCGATCGGGACGTTCGGTTTTGTCGCATCGGCCTGGGGCGTCGCACTTGGCCTGTCCCTGTTGCTGGGGGAACGGCGCTGGGCGTGGCTCGTCGGCGTCTCGGTTGCCGTTCCGGCGGCGATCTGGCTGACCGTGTCCGTACTCCTTCACCGTCCGCTGCCCTGA
- a CDS encoding nuclear transport factor 2 family protein, with the protein MPNDPISDAKTTVERYLELSMVPDPEGAARHVAPDFRMIFTGGRRFSSPADSAAFNARRYKWVKKRFLRTDAAIDDETGEVRVYNTGYLYGEWPDGTPFETNRYIDIFVLKDGLIRETQVWNDSAEILLHRAGLAEAPL; encoded by the coding sequence ATGCCAAACGACCCCATCAGCGACGCCAAGACAACGGTCGAACGCTACCTTGAATTGTCGATGGTCCCCGATCCGGAGGGCGCGGCCCGCCATGTCGCCCCGGATTTCCGCATGATCTTTACCGGGGGGCGGCGGTTTTCTTCGCCGGCGGACTCCGCCGCGTTCAACGCCAGGCGCTACAAGTGGGTGAAAAAGCGGTTCCTGCGCACCGATGCGGCCATCGACGATGAAACGGGCGAGGTGCGCGTCTACAATACCGGGTATCTTTACGGCGAATGGCCCGATGGCACGCCGTTCGAGACCAATCGCTATATCGACATCTTCGTGCTGAAAGACGGGCTGATCCGCGAAACCCAGGTCTGGAACGACAGTGCCGAGATCCTGCTGCACCGCGCCGGTCTGGCAGAGGCGCCCCTATGA
- a CDS encoding polysaccharide deacetylase family protein has translation MTLPGHGRYDYVPITRRPDIVWPGGKRLAVYVGLNLEHFAFGEGLGAELAPGGPPPDVLNYAWRDYGNRVGAWRMLEMFDALSFPVTVLANSAMYGYAPELMAAFRARGDEVAGHGRTNSERQSTMSEAEERAMIAEATDTIRTAEGMAPKGWLSPWIAESAVTPDLLAEAGYRYTLNWCMDDQPVWMTTRAGPLLSLPYPQEVNDIPAIVARKDSASDFADMIVDTFDEMLEQSAQQSLVMGIALHPYIVGQPFRLRHLRRALTRIASARDGIWLARAGDIAGHWIETMPADRGQSS, from the coding sequence ATGACCCTGCCGGGGCACGGGCGCTACGATTATGTGCCGATCACCCGGCGCCCCGATATCGTCTGGCCCGGCGGCAAAAGGCTTGCGGTCTATGTCGGGCTGAACCTCGAACATTTCGCATTCGGTGAGGGGCTTGGCGCCGAACTCGCCCCGGGCGGGCCGCCCCCCGATGTTCTGAACTATGCCTGGCGCGACTATGGAAACCGGGTCGGGGCCTGGCGCATGCTTGAGATGTTCGACGCGCTTTCGTTCCCGGTGACGGTGCTGGCCAACAGCGCGATGTATGGCTACGCGCCCGAGTTGATGGCCGCATTCCGGGCCCGGGGGGACGAGGTCGCGGGCCACGGGCGCACCAACTCCGAACGGCAAAGCACGATGTCCGAGGCCGAGGAGCGCGCCATGATCGCCGAGGCCACGGACACCATCCGCACCGCGGAAGGTATGGCACCCAAGGGGTGGCTTAGCCCGTGGATCGCCGAAAGCGCCGTTACCCCCGATCTGCTGGCCGAGGCGGGGTACCGCTATACGCTCAACTGGTGCATGGACGATCAGCCGGTCTGGATGACGACGCGGGCCGGGCCGCTTCTCAGCCTGCCATACCCGCAGGAAGTGAACGACATCCCCGCCATCGTCGCGCGAAAGGACAGCGCGTCAGACTTCGCCGACATGATCGTCGATACCTTCGACGAGATGCTGGAACAGTCCGCGCAGCAAAGCCTTGTTATGGGGATCGCGCTTCATCCCTACATCGTCGGGCAACCGTTCCGGCTGCGCCACCTGCGGCGCGCCCTGACCCGGATCGCAAGCGCAAGGGACGGCATCTGGCTTGCCCGTGCCGGGGATATCGCCGGCCATTGGATCGAGACGATGCCGGCGGATCGGGGCCAGTCGTCCTGA
- a CDS encoding tripartite tricarboxylate transporter permease — translation MPPIDIVLAGLTDAFTLTDLFFVALGVVIGQVVGAIPGIGPVMAMAIAIPFTFTLDPLVAISFLVGINKGGLFGGAIPAILMNTPGTPDAAATALDGHPLARAGRPLKAMKMALFSSVTGDTISDIVLILAAAPLAALALKAGPVEVLAVLVFAFAVMSGLVGDSLVKGLIATAAGLLLATVGLDPEQGSPRFDFGHFELYDGVSLVAVAVGMLAVAEILRRIAEAVSLGRPPEPAAAPQTGGAADRKVSLREYLSCWRELLRGAAIGTGLGALPGLGSTAAAFMSYAAARKTAPGDVPWGQGNLRGIAATEAANSAVMGANLIPLLGIGIPGSISAALLISAFMIHGIQPGPLLFETQARLIYGLFGAMLMANLCNLVIGQLSLRLWSRVVGAPESLILPSAFLACVTGVYLSTGGMFGVWMMLMAAGLSLAMTATGFPVIVFVIAFFLGERFERALSQSLTILNGDPVALLDHPVAILLILGAVLAAIRMRRGLGRGSAPER, via the coding sequence TTGCCTCCCATCGATATCGTCCTTGCCGGCCTGACCGACGCGTTCACCCTGACCGACCTGTTCTTCGTCGCCCTTGGGGTGGTTATCGGTCAGGTGGTGGGCGCGATCCCCGGCATCGGTCCGGTGATGGCGATGGCGATCGCGATACCCTTCACCTTCACGCTCGACCCGCTGGTGGCGATTTCGTTTCTGGTCGGCATCAACAAGGGCGGGCTGTTCGGCGGGGCGATCCCGGCGATCCTGATGAACACGCCGGGCACGCCCGACGCCGCGGCCACGGCGCTGGACGGGCATCCGCTGGCCCGCGCCGGCCGGCCGCTCAAGGCGATGAAGATGGCTCTGTTTTCCAGCGTCACGGGTGACACGATCAGCGATATCGTCCTGATCCTTGCCGCCGCACCGCTGGCCGCGCTTGCCCTGAAGGCCGGCCCGGTCGAGGTTCTGGCGGTCCTCGTCTTCGCCTTCGCGGTGATGTCCGGGCTGGTCGGCGACTCGCTGGTCAAGGGGCTGATCGCGACCGCGGCGGGATTGCTGCTTGCGACGGTGGGGCTTGACCCCGAACAGGGCAGTCCGCGCTTCGATTTCGGCCATTTCGAGCTGTATGACGGTGTGTCGCTGGTGGCCGTCGCGGTCGGCATGCTGGCGGTCGCCGAGATCTTGCGCCGGATCGCCGAGGCCGTGAGCCTCGGCCGCCCGCCAGAGCCCGCCGCGGCACCCCAGACCGGCGGCGCCGCGGACCGGAAGGTCAGCCTGCGCGAATATCTCTCCTGCTGGCGGGAACTGCTGCGGGGGGCGGCCATCGGTACCGGGCTCGGCGCGCTGCCGGGGTTGGGCTCCACCGCGGCCGCTTTCATGAGCTATGCTGCCGCCCGCAAGACCGCGCCGGGCGACGTGCCGTGGGGTCAGGGCAATCTGCGCGGGATCGCGGCGACCGAGGCCGCGAACAGCGCCGTGATGGGCGCCAACCTTATCCCGCTGCTGGGCATCGGCATCCCCGGGTCGATTTCTGCCGCGTTGCTGATCTCGGCCTTCATGATTCACGGCATCCAGCCCGGGCCGCTGTTGTTCGAAACCCAGGCGCGGCTGATCTACGGGCTGTTCGGCGCGATGCTGATGGCCAATCTGTGCAATCTGGTCATCGGCCAACTGAGCCTGCGGCTCTGGTCCCGCGTGGTGGGCGCGCCCGAAAGCCTGATCCTGCCATCGGCCTTTCTGGCCTGCGTGACCGGTGTCTACCTGTCCACGGGCGGCATGTTCGGCGTCTGGATGATGCTGATGGCGGCCGGGCTGTCCCTGGCCATGACGGCAACGGGTTTTCCGGTCATCGTCTTCGTCATCGCGTTCTTCCTGGGCGAGCGGTTCGAGCGCGCCCTGTCGCAGTCGCTGACGATCCTGAACGGCGACCCCGTCGCGCTTCTCGACCACCCGGTTGCCATCCTGCTGATCCTCGGCGCCGTTCTGGCGGCGATCCGCATGCGCCGCGGTCTGGGCCGGGGCAGCGCGCCCGAGCGGTAG
- a CDS encoding S-layer family protein, translating to MKNESERPLEIVDRSGWRALLRDMEADGEPVPGLSHKVDLRSSGEHDIAAGKAATFAALSGTVRYDFAPLGDLLAEDDATGPLRVAAPDIGNATLELVSMPAAGGDAGAPDRVIEVDWTDVASFSVTGGTALPDTVTVLAESGDSLLSTLFHGDGGGSTSGGGSLAYRVPLQDVDGVAGPGGTARPSEEALNHAPTDIALSASSVAENDAGATVGTLTVTDPDRFDSVTWAVDDPRFEVVGDALKLKPGESLDYEAGAVTVTITATDAAGESYDEAFTITVEDMAEDLRLSDTGTVFRDTGVAENSITGGSGDDTIIAHDDGGDLDGGAGADSLVGGAGDDTLTGGAGDDTLIGAGGSDTAIFSGDRDQYTITDNGDGTYTVDGPDGTDIITDVEWLDFGDGTRALDDALNHAPTDIALSASSVTENDAGATVGTLTVTDPDSWDSVSWSVDDARFEVVGDTLKLKAGDSLDYEAGNVTVTVTATDGEGATYDEAFTITVGDVAEDLTLADGGVSFTDAGVAETSITGGTGADTITAHGDGGDLSGGDGADSLTGAAGDDTLTGGAGDDTLIGAGGSDSAIFSGNRDAYTITDNGDGTYTVDGPDGTDLISGIETLVFDDGSHALADALNHAPTDIALSASNVTENDAGATVGTLTVTDPDSWDSVAWSVDDARFEVVGDTLKLKAGDSLDYEAGNVTVTVTATDSEGATYDEAFTITVGDVAEDITLADGGVSFTDAGVAETSITGGTGDDTITAHGDGGDLSGGAGVDSLIGAAGDDTLTGGAGDDTLIGAGGSDTAIFSGNRDAYTITDNGDGTYTVDGPDGTDLISGIETLVFDDGSHALADALNHAPTDIALSASSVTENDAGASIGTLTVTDPDSWDSVAWSVDDARFEVVGDTLKLKAGDSLDYEAGNVTVTVTATDGEGATYDEAFTITVGDVAEDIALADGGVSFTDAGVAETSITGGTGDDTITAHGDGGDLSGGAGVDSLIGAAGDDTLTGGAGDDTLIGAGGSDSAIFSGNRDAYTITDNGDGTYTVDGPDGTDLISGIETLVFDDGSHALADALNHAPTDIALSASSVTENDAGATVGTLTVTDPDSWDSVAWSVDDARFEVVGDTLKLKAGDSLDYEAGNVTVTVTATDGEGATYDEAFTITVGDVAEDIALADGGVSFTDAGVAETSITGGTGDDTITAHADGGDLSGGAGADSLTGAAGDDTLTGGAGDDTLIGAGGSDSAIFSGDRDAYTITDNGDGTYTVDGPDGTDLISGIETLVFDDGSHALADALNHAPTDIALSASSVTENDAGATVGTLTVTDPDSWDSVAWSVDDARFEVVGDTLKLKAGDSLDYEAGNVTVTVTATDGEGATYDEAFTITVGDVAEDIALADGGVSFTDAGVAETSITGGTGDDTITAHGDGGDLSGGAGVDSLIGAAGDDTLTGGAGDDTLIGAGGSDTAIFSGDRDQYTITDNGDGTYTVDGPDGTDLISGIETLVFDDGSHALADALNHAPTDIALSASSVTENDAGATVGTLTVTDPDSWDSVAWSVDDARFEVVGDTLKLKAGDSLDYEAGNVTVTVTATDGEGATYDEAFTITVGDVAEDIALADGGVSFTDAGVAETSITGGTGDDTITAHDDGGDLDGGPGRTV from the coding sequence ATGAAGAACGAGTCCGAGCGTCCCCTGGAAATCGTCGATCGATCCGGCTGGCGGGCGCTGTTGCGGGATATGGAGGCCGATGGCGAGCCGGTTCCGGGGCTGTCGCACAAGGTCGATCTGCGCAGCAGCGGCGAGCATGACATCGCCGCGGGCAAGGCGGCGACCTTTGCGGCGCTGTCGGGCACGGTGCGGTACGACTTTGCGCCGCTGGGCGATCTGCTGGCAGAGGATGACGCGACGGGCCCGTTGCGGGTGGCCGCGCCCGATATCGGCAACGCCACGCTCGAGCTGGTCTCGATGCCCGCCGCGGGGGGCGACGCGGGCGCCCCCGACCGGGTCATCGAGGTCGACTGGACCGATGTGGCAAGCTTTTCCGTCACGGGCGGCACGGCGCTCCCCGACACCGTGACCGTCCTGGCGGAGTCGGGCGACAGCCTGCTGTCGACGCTTTTCCACGGCGACGGGGGCGGATCGACCAGCGGTGGTGGCAGCCTCGCCTATCGGGTGCCGCTGCAGGATGTCGACGGGGTCGCGGGGCCCGGCGGCACGGCGCGCCCGTCCGAGGAGGCGCTGAACCACGCCCCCACCGATATCGCGCTGTCGGCCAGTTCGGTGGCCGAGAATGACGCGGGCGCCACGGTCGGCACCCTGACCGTCACCGATCCCGACAGGTTCGACAGTGTCACCTGGGCGGTGGACGATCCGCGGTTCGAGGTCGTCGGCGATGCCCTGAAGCTGAAACCCGGCGAAAGCCTCGACTACGAGGCCGGCGCCGTGACCGTGACGATCACCGCTACCGACGCCGCGGGGGAGAGTTACGACGAGGCCTTCACCATCACGGTGGAGGACATGGCCGAGGATCTGCGCCTGTCCGACACCGGCACGGTCTTCCGGGACACCGGCGTGGCGGAGAACTCGATCACCGGGGGCAGCGGGGATGACACGATCATCGCCCATGACGACGGCGGCGACCTGGATGGCGGCGCCGGGGCCGACAGCCTCGTGGGCGGGGCGGGCGACGATACGCTGACCGGCGGGGCAGGCGATGATACGCTGATCGGCGCCGGCGGCAGCGACACCGCGATCTTCTCCGGCGACCGGGACCAGTACACCATCACCGACAACGGTGACGGGACCTATACGGTGGACGGACCCGACGGGACCGACATCATCACGGATGTGGAATGGCTCGACTTCGGTGACGGGACACGCGCCCTCGATGACGCGCTCAACCACGCGCCGACCGACATCGCGCTCTCGGCCAGTTCGGTGACCGAGAACGACGCGGGCGCCACGGTGGGTACCCTGACCGTCACCGATCCCGACAGTTGGGACAGCGTCAGCTGGTCGGTCGACGATGCCCGGTTCGAGGTCGTGGGCGACACGCTGAAGCTGAAGGCCGGGGACAGCCTCGATTACGAGGCCGGGAACGTCACCGTCACGGTCACCGCCACGGACGGCGAGGGCGCGACCTATGACGAGGCCTTCACGATCACCGTGGGGGATGTCGCCGAAGACCTGACGCTCGCCGATGGCGGGGTCAGCTTCACCGATGCGGGCGTGGCGGAGACAAGCATCACCGGCGGCACCGGCGCCGACACGATCACCGCCCATGGCGATGGCGGGGACCTTTCGGGCGGCGACGGGGCGGACAGCCTGACCGGGGCGGCGGGCGACGACACGCTGACCGGCGGGGCCGGGGATGACACCCTGATCGGCGCGGGCGGCAGCGACAGCGCGATCTTCTCGGGCAATCGCGACGCCTACACGATCACCGACAATGGTGACGGCACCTATACGGTCGACGGGCCGGATGGCACGGATCTGATCTCCGGCATCGAAACGCTGGTCTTCGACGATGGCAGCCATGCCTTGGCCGACGCGCTCAACCACGCCCCGACCGACATCGCGCTCTCGGCCAGCAACGTCACCGAGAACGACGCCGGCGCCACGGTCGGCACCCTGACCGTCACCGACCCCGACAGCTGGGACAGCGTCGCCTGGTCGGTCGACGATGCCCGGTTCGAGGTCGTGGGCGACACGCTGAAGCTGAAGGCCGGGGACAGCCTGGATTACGAGGCCGGCAATGTCACCGTCACGGTCACCGCGACGGACAGCGAAGGCGCGACCTATGACGAGGCCTTCACGATCACCGTGGGCGACGTGGCCGAGGATATCACGCTGGCCGATGGCGGGGTCAGCTTCACCGACGCGGGCGTGGCGGAGACCTCGATCACCGGCGGCACCGGCGACGACACGATCACCGCCCATGGCGATGGTGGGGACCTTTCGGGCGGCGCGGGCGTGGACAGCCTGATCGGCGCGGCGGGCGACGATACCCTGACCGGCGGGGCCGGGGACGACACGCTGATCGGCGCGGGCGGGTCCGACACCGCGATCTTCTCGGGCAATCGCGACGCCTACACGATCACCGACAACGGCGACGGGACCTACACGGTCGACGGGCCGGACGGCACGGATCTCATCTCCGGCATCGAGACGCTGGTCTTCGACGATGGCAGCCATGCCTTGGCGGACGCGCTCAACCACGCCCCGACCGACATCGCGCTGTCGGCCAGCAGCGTGACCGAGAACGATGCCGGAGCCAGCATCGGCACCCTGACCGTCACCGATCCCGACAGCTGGGACAGCGTCGCCTGGTCGGTCGACGACGCGCGGTTCGAGGTCGTCGGCGACACGCTGAAGCTGAAGGCCGGGGACAGCCTGGATTACGAGGCCGGCAATGTCACCGTCACGGTCACCGCGACCGATGGCGAGGGCGCAACGTACGACGAGGCCTTCACGATCACCGTGGGGGACGTGGCGGAGGATATCGCGCTGGCCGATGGCGGGGTCAGCTTCACCGACGCGGGCGTGGCGGAGACCTCGATCACCGGCGGCACCGGCGACGACACGATCACCGCCCATGGCGATGGTGGGGACCTTTCGGGCGGCGCGGGCGTGGACAGCCTGATCGGCGCGGCGGGCGACGATACCCTGACCGGCGGGGCCGGGGACGACACGCTGATCGGCGCGGGCGGGTCCGACAGTGCGATCTTCTCGGGCAACAGGGACGCCTACACGATCACCGACAATGGCGACGGGACCTATACCGTCGACGGGCCGGACGGCACGGATCTCATCTCCGGCATCGAGACGCTGGTCTTCGACGATGGCAGCCATGCCTTGGCGGATGCGCTCAACCACGCGCCGACCGATATCGCGCTCTCGGCCAGCAGTGTGACCGAGAACGACGCCGGCGCGACGGTCGGCACGCTCACCGTCACCGATCCCGACAGTTGGGACAGCGTCGCCTGGTCGGTCGACGATGCGCGCTTCGAGGTCGTCGGCGACACGCTGAAGCTGAAGGCCGGGGACAGCCTGGATTACGAGGCTGGCAATGTCACCGTCACGGTCACCGCCACGGACGGCGAGGGCGCGACCTATGACGAGGCCTTCACCATCACCGTGGGGGACGTCGCCGAGGATATCGCGCTCGCCGATGGGGGCGTCAGCTTCACCGATGCGGGGGTGGCGGAGACCTCGATCACCGGCGGCACGGGCGACGACACGATCACCGCCCATGCGGATGGCGGGGACCTTTCGGGCGGCGCCGGGGCGGACAGCCTGACCGGGGCGGCGGGCGACGACACGCTGACCGGCGGGGCCGGGGATGACACCCTGATCGGCGCGGGCGGCAGCGACAGCGCGATCTTCTCGGGCGACCGGGACGCCTACACGATCACCGACAACGGCGACGGGACCTATACGGTGGACGGCCCGGACGGCACGGATCTCATCTCCGGGATCGAAACGCTGGTCTTCGACGATGGCAGCCATGCCTTGGCCGACGCGCTCAACCACGCCCCGACCGACATCGCGCTCTCGGCCAGCAGCGTGACGGAGAACGACGCCGGCGCCACGGTCGGCACCCTGACCGTCACCGATCCCGACAGCTGGGACAGCGTCGCCTGGTCGGTCGACGACGCGCGGTTCGAGGTCGTCGGCGACACGCTGAAGCTGAAGGCCGGGGACAGCCTGGATTACGAGGCCGGCAATGTCACCGTCACGGTCACCGCGACCGATGGCGAGGGCGCAACGTACGACGAGGCCTTCACGATCACCGTGGGGGACGTGGCGGAGGATATCGCGCTGGCCGATGGCGGGGTCAGCTTCACCGACGCGGGCGTGGCGGAGACCTCGATCACCGGCGGCACCGGCGACGACACGATCACCGCCCATGGCGATGGTGGGGACCTTTCGGGCGGCGCGGGCGTGGACAGCCTGATCGGCGCGGCGGGCGATGACACGCTGACCGGCGGGGCCGGGGACGACACCCTGATCGGCGCGGGCGGCAGTGACACGGCGATCTTCTCGGGCGACCGGGACCAGTACACCATCACGGACAACGGCGACGGGACCTATACCGTCGACGGGCCGGACGGCACGGATCTCATCTCCGGCATCGAGACGCTGGTCTTCGACGATGGCAGCCATGCCTTGGCGGATGCGCTCAACCACGCGCCGACCGATATCGCGCTCTCGGCCAGCAGTGTGACCGAGAACGACGCCGGCGCGACGGTCGGCACGCTCACCGTCACCGATCCCGACAGTTGGGACAGCGTCGCCTGGTCGGTCGACGATGCGCGCTTCGAGGTCGTCGGCGACACGCTGAAGCTGAAGGCCGGGGACAGCCTGGATTACGAGGCTGGCAATGTCACCGTCACGGTCACCGCCACGGACGGCGAGGGCGCGACCTATGACGAGGCCTTCACCATCACCGTGGGGGACGTCGCCGAGGATATCGCGCTCGCCGATGGGGGCGTCAGCTTCACCGATGCGGGCGTGGCGGAGACCTCCATCACCGGCGGCACCGGCGATGACACGATCACGGCCCATGACGATGGCGGCGATCTTGACGGCGGGCCGGGGCGGACAGTCTGA